DNA from Dietzia lutea:
GTCCACCTGCGGCGGGCGGACCGGGGCGTCGTCCCAGGACCGGAAGGAGCCGTCGTCGAGGACCATGTCGAGGATCTGCAGAGCTCCGGTGCGCGCCATGACCGCATCGTACGGTGGGGCACCTACCAGCGGGTATCGTGAGGGCGAGGGTGCACTGTCGTACCCCCGTCACGCAGAGGAGCCCTCCGCCGCCATGATCGTCAGCCGCAGGGACGGCGCAGTCGTCGTCGTCACCATCGACCGTCACGAGACCCGCAACGCGCTCGACGCCGAGGTGTGCACCGCCCTGCGCGAGGCCGTCGAGGCCGCCGGCGCGGAGGCCGACGCCGAGGAGCCCGTCCGCGCGATCGTCATCACCGGAGCGGGAACCGCCTTCTGCGCGGGCGCCGATCTGTCCGGCGGGGTGTACAACTCGGATTTCTACGACGCACACGCCGGGATGCTCCGCGCCGTCGAGTCGGTGCCGGTCCCCGTCATCGCCGCCGTCAACGGCCCCGCGGTCGGTGCGGGCGTACAGCTCGCACTGGCGGCGGATCTGCGTGTGGTGGCGCCCGGTGCCGTCTTCACCGTGCCCGTCGTGAAGGTGGGGCTGGCCCTGGACAACTGGACCATCAAGCGGTTGGCCAACGTGGTGGGCGGCGGCCACGCCCGGTCGGTGCTCATGACCGCCCGCCCCGTCGGTGCGGAGGAGGCGGCCCGGATCGGCTTGGCCAACGAGATCGGCGACGTCGAGGCGGCCATGGAGCTGGCTGCCGAGCTCGCCCGGTTCGCGCCGCTGAGTCTCCGGCACATCAAGACCGTGATCAACGACGACGACGCCCGGCTGCTC
Protein-coding regions in this window:
- a CDS encoding enoyl-CoA hydratase, whose protein sequence is MIVSRRDGAVVVVTIDRHETRNALDAEVCTALREAVEAAGAEADAEEPVRAIVITGAGTAFCAGADLSGGVYNSDFYDAHAGMLRAVESVPVPVIAAVNGPAVGAGVQLALAADLRVVAPGAVFTVPVVKVGLALDNWTIKRLANVVGGGHARSVLMTARPVGAEEAARIGLANEIGDVEAAMELAAELARFAPLSLRHIKTVINDDDARLLPREEHTELQLRAWSSEDMAEARAARAEKRPPVFRGR